The following nucleotide sequence is from Synechococcus sp. KORDI-52.
AACCGTGCAGAAGTTCCCCCATCGCGCTGCGCAAGACGTGATCTCCCTCCAAGGCATGACGTGCTTCCACCAGAGTTGAAGGAAGTCGGGCAGGGGGGACCTCCATACCCGCCGGATCTCCCATAACCGGAGCTGGGAGCGTAGACGGATGGCTCAACGCATGAATCACCAATGCCTGAAGTGCACCCAAAAGAAGATAGGGATTGGTGGTTGGATCCACAGCTTTGATTTCAAGGTGCGCTGAACAGTGATCCAAGGCAGTTGGAATGAGTCGCAGAGCTGCTTCCCTGTTCTCAACACCCCAGACCTGATAAGGCGCGGACCAGGTGCTGGGACGCAGCCGTAGGTAAGACACGGGGGACGGACTGGCAAGGGCGATGAGGGCCGGGAGCTTCTGGAGAAGACCTGCGATCAACGCTTCACCCTCCTGGCGTAATCCAGCAGGGCCAGGGCCTCCCTGAAGAACTGGACCTTGCGCATCCGCCACACTGAAATGAAGATGGCCACCATTGCCCACCCAGTCCATCCTGGGTTTGGCACTGAAACTGCAGAACCAATTGAACTGGCGCGTGACACGTTGAATCAGAAGTCGGGCGCGAATCAGACCATCAGCAACGTTGAGAGGTGCGTCCGGACTGAAGGACAACTCGAATTGAGACGCTCCATATTCTGGATGAAACTGAATCCAAGGCAGATCCGCTTGATCCAGAGCCATCAGCAGTGCCGAGACGTAATCAAGGCCTTCGATCAAGCGATCAGCTCCATAGGGCCCCCCAGGGATGACGGGCTGCGGAACGCCATGGCGATCGGGTGTAACAACAACCCACTCAAGTTCAAAACCGGCAGTCATCGAGAGTCCGGCCCTCTCCAAATTGCGGCCCATCGTTCGGCAGAAAGTTCGCTGATCAGCGGCGTAAGGACCAAGGTCCCGATCCCAGCGATCACCTGCTGCCCAGGCCCAACCGTTGGCAGCATCCAGAAGCGCGATGGAATCAGGATCCGCCTTGAGGCGTAGATCACCATCGGGGCGGGTCAACCGGTGGTGCGGTTCGATGACCCCATCTGAGCGGAAGGCATCTGATACAGGAGAAAAACCAACCCCGGTGTGGATGGCATGGTGAAGTTGCCTCACCGGAACGACCTTCACCAGTGATTCGCCCGCATGATTCACCCAGGTGACCGCGATCTGACGCACTCCGGATTGGACCAAGGCTTCAACATCAAGGCGAGGGGACATCGCAATCCACGGACGTTCTCATCTTCAGGATGCAGCGATCGCAAGGGTTCGCGCCACGGCTGTGCCAACCGTTGATTCGACAAGACACCCAGGGCAACAGGTGGCAAGCCATCTCCTGTCTGGACAGACTTCAAACAGAAGTTGACCAACATCCGTGGGTGAAGCAACAAGGATCAAGGGTTGGATGGCCATCGGCGGCATCTGCAGCCTTGCCCTGCTGATCCAACAGCTGGTCACGACAGGGGAGACTCTCATCCTTGGTCTACCGCCCTGGATCCTGCTCTTCATCCTGTTGCAAGTTGCACTCACGATCACTGCCGCCTGGATGGCAAAGCCATGAACATCACGCTTGCCACGTCAGTGATTGCGCTGAGCCTGTATCTCGGCACCTTGATCTGGCTGGGAACCCGAGATGGGATTCAGAAGGAAGCCAATGCCGACACTTACTTTCTGGCGGATCGCCGTCTGCAAGCAGGCGTTCTCTTCTTCACACTGATCGCAACCAATTTCAGCGCATTCTTCTTCCTTGGTTTCGCGGGTGCCGGCTATCGAATCGGCATGGCCTACTACCCGATGATGGCCCTGGGAACAGGTCTGGCCGCACTGACGATCGGCAGCTTCGGTTGCAAAGTACGGCAGATCAGCAAAGACCACCAACTGATCACACCATCGGAGCTGGTGGGCCACCTGCTTCCCGGTGAGGGCTTACGGCTGCTGGTGTTTCTGCTGATGCTGATCTTCACCCTTCCATACCTGGCGCTTCAGCCCATCGGAGCTGGTTATCTGCTCGAAAGCATGACCGGCGGTACGGTGCCATTCGGAGCCGGTGCGGTGCTTCTCACCCTCGTGATCGTGCTGTACGTGATCACAGGAGGGATGAAAGCGGTGGCCTGGACTGATGTGCTCCAGGGAATTCTGATGTTCGTGTTGATGATTCTGGCGTTCGTCACGATCGCCCAAAGCCTTGGCGGGGTGGAACAGATCAATCGTCTGGTGATGACTCAAAAGCCTGAGCTGTTCTCCGGAGCAGGCGTGGACACGTTCTTCTCATTGCCAACGTTCGCAAGCTATTTACTTCTTTGGCCTCTTTGCCTGCCGATGTTTCCCCAGCTGATGATGCGTTTCTTCGCCGCGGGAGATGACCGTTCACTGAAACAATCCATGGTGCTCTACCCAGTCGTTGCGGGCGTCCTGTTCATCTTCCCTGTTCTGATCGGCGTATGGGGGCATATCAGCTTCCCTGATCTTGATGGTCGAGCCACCGATCAGGTTCTGCCGATGATGTTGAGCCAGCACAGCCCTGAGTGGGTGGTCGGACTGGTGATGGTGGGAGCCCTGGCCGCCTTCATGTCCACCCTGGATTCGCAGTTGTTGGCACTGTCTTCGATGGTCACACGGGACATCTATTGCCGTTACTGGCGACCGAAGGCCTCCTTGATCGAGCAGGTACGTGTCGGCAAGGTTGCGGTCTGTGCACTGGCCGTGGGTGGGCTGGCCATCGCCATGCATCCACCTGAAGCAATCCTGGCACTTGCCACCAACGCGTTCTCTGGTTTGGCTGTGCTGTTTCCAATGATGGTTGGCGCGACGTACGGCATGCGCTGGTCCAACTCGGGAGCCATCCTTTCGGTGCTGGGCGGAGAAACGATGCTGCTCGGCTTGCACATGGGCTGGATTCCAGCAGGCGTGAGCGGTGAATGTCTGCCGGTTGTTCCAGCGGTGATCGTGACTTCAGGGGTGTTGTTGCTGGACCATCTGGCAAGCAGAAAACAGCTCGACAGGTCGCATCAATGAGCAGCAATACAAAACGATCGCTCGAAAAGAGAAACAAACTTACAAATCTAATCACCACACAACGTGAGCATTCATCGCTTCCAAACGAACAGCCGAGTAAAGCAAAACAGAGAGTAACGACGCCTGAGCAATCAAAAATAAAGACAAACGGTCAAATTTCATAGGAAATATTATTTGCATCGCAGGTAAAAATGGAAGCCTGATTACGGCCTCTAGATTTAGAGCGGTAAAGCTCTTGATCAGCGAGATGAATCGCATCATCCATCGTCAGTCCGCCAGGATTATTCACATAACATGCACCACAACTGACCGTAACCGCCTCAAAACTGACACCATTATGTTCAATCGAGAGACCCCGAACAGAAGCGAGCAGACGAGAACAGTAGCCTTTAAAGTTTTCGC
It contains:
- a CDS encoding sodium:solute symporter family protein is translated as MNITLATSVIALSLYLGTLIWLGTRDGIQKEANADTYFLADRRLQAGVLFFTLIATNFSAFFFLGFAGAGYRIGMAYYPMMALGTGLAALTIGSFGCKVRQISKDHQLITPSELVGHLLPGEGLRLLVFLLMLIFTLPYLALQPIGAGYLLESMTGGTVPFGAGAVLLTLVIVLYVITGGMKAVAWTDVLQGILMFVLMILAFVTIAQSLGGVEQINRLVMTQKPELFSGAGVDTFFSLPTFASYLLLWPLCLPMFPQLMMRFFAAGDDRSLKQSMVLYPVVAGVLFIFPVLIGVWGHISFPDLDGRATDQVLPMMLSQHSPEWVVGLVMVGALAAFMSTLDSQLLALSSMVTRDIYCRYWRPKASLIEQVRVGKVAVCALAVGGLAIAMHPPEAILALATNAFSGLAVLFPMMVGATYGMRWSNSGAILSVLGGETMLLGLHMGWIPAGVSGECLPVVPAVIVTSGVLLLDHLASRKQLDRSHQ
- a CDS encoding glutamine synthetase, whose amino-acid sequence is MSPRLDVEALVQSGVRQIAVTWVNHAGESLVKVVPVRQLHHAIHTGVGFSPVSDAFRSDGVIEPHHRLTRPDGDLRLKADPDSIALLDAANGWAWAAGDRWDRDLGPYAADQRTFCRTMGRNLERAGLSMTAGFELEWVVVTPDRHGVPQPVIPGGPYGADRLIEGLDYVSALLMALDQADLPWIQFHPEYGASQFELSFSPDAPLNVADGLIRARLLIQRVTRQFNWFCSFSAKPRMDWVGNGGHLHFSVADAQGPVLQGGPGPAGLRQEGEALIAGLLQKLPALIALASPSPVSYLRLRPSTWSAPYQVWGVENREAALRLIPTALDHCSAHLEIKAVDPTTNPYLLLGALQALVIHALSHPSTLPAPVMGDPAGMEVPPARLPSTLVEARHALEGDHVLRSAMGELLHGSLLDSFAGEINRVEDLPPEQQVASTCWWPIVGGLFQDLSPRNQSNRG